In one uncultured Methanoregula sp. genomic region, the following are encoded:
- a CDS encoding FprA family A-type flavoprotein yields the protein MKAESYKIADGVYWVGSLDWDLRTYHGYILDGTSYNCYIVFGKKTALIDNVYPGHSAQMWARIADAFRKEGRKEQVDIIVQNHVEKDHSGALVEIHKKFPSAPVYCTEIAEKGLLRHFPALSGADFHHVKTGETLDLGGKTLAFVQAPLLHWPDSMFTLYAEKGILFPNDAFGQHLCCSGRLDTDIPEHVLMDATQKFYANLIVPLTPLFLKKAEELTGLGLIEKVKMIAPAHGQIWTDPGKVLGAYVGWASGSSMKNKVTIIYDTMHGSTKMLAHGLAEGVIAGGCEVKMFNLHEDERSEIVKHILDSKAIMVGVPTLNDMPYPSIGDLLYYLKGLHFNRTGERFAFTFGSMGGKGGAVKMVADELKTAGFTVVGSEEVLYVPDAPELERAFEAGKAMADRIRK from the coding sequence ATGAAAGCAGAATCCTATAAGATCGCTGATGGTGTGTACTGGGTCGGGTCACTTGACTGGGACCTGCGGACATACCATGGATATATCCTTGATGGAACGTCCTACAACTGCTACATCGTCTTCGGGAAGAAGACTGCGCTCATCGACAACGTATACCCGGGCCATTCAGCCCAGATGTGGGCCAGAATCGCGGATGCGTTCAGGAAGGAGGGCAGAAAGGAGCAGGTCGACATCATCGTCCAGAACCACGTCGAGAAGGACCACTCGGGTGCACTTGTCGAGATCCATAAAAAATTCCCATCAGCGCCGGTTTACTGTACCGAGATCGCAGAGAAGGGACTCCTCCGCCACTTCCCGGCACTTTCGGGTGCAGATTTCCATCACGTGAAGACCGGAGAGACTCTCGACCTTGGCGGAAAAACGCTCGCATTCGTCCAGGCGCCGCTTCTGCACTGGCCGGACTCTATGTTTACGCTGTACGCGGAGAAGGGGATCCTCTTCCCGAACGATGCCTTCGGCCAGCACCTCTGCTGCTCCGGAAGACTGGACACCGATATCCCCGAACACGTCCTGATGGATGCCACACAGAAGTTCTATGCAAACCTTATTGTTCCGTTAACCCCGCTCTTCCTCAAAAAGGCCGAGGAACTGACCGGCCTTGGCCTTATCGAGAAGGTAAAGATGATTGCCCCGGCGCACGGCCAGATCTGGACCGATCCGGGGAAAGTCCTCGGGGCATATGTGGGCTGGGCATCCGGTTCTTCGATGAAGAACAAGGTGACCATCATCTACGATACTATGCACGGCTCGACAAAGATGCTTGCCCATGGCCTTGCGGAGGGCGTGATCGCGGGGGGATGCGAAGTGAAGATGTTCAACCTTCACGAAGACGAGCGTTCCGAGATCGTCAAGCACATCCTTGACTCTAAAGCGATCATGGTCGGCGTCCCTACCCTCAATGATATGCCATACCCAAGTATCGGGGATCTCCTCTACTATCTCAAAGGGCTTCACTTCAACCGGACAGGCGAAAGGTTTGCGTTCACCTTCGGTTCCATGGGCGGAAAAGGTGGTGCGGTGAAGATGGTTGCCGACGAGCTGAAAACTGCCGGGTTCACGGTTGTCGGTTCCGAGGAAGTCCTCTATGTTCCGGACGCCCCCGAGCTTGAGAGGGCATTTGAGGCCGGAAAAGCAATGGCAGATCGCATCCGGAAATAA
- a CDS encoding cache domain-containing protein has product MKMEKQGIFRSFSRISLHTKLIIAFLAIAIIPLLFASVITTKIVEDSVSRSVFEKNQNLADTTAQQLNADFDGKIRTLTIASEDPDIRSMDPTRQTQVLRDILAQYPDMGMAAISDANGTQTARSDGMPNSSITYTDREYFQRLKKTGNTTVSDVLKAKSSDRIVIVIAEPIRNDDQTIRGALLVNVELNKLVAHIAETRIGRTGYAYVVNKDGKVIIHPDSGVVANATDLSYLAPVKAAISGNSGWAEYESGGQTKLAGYSYVPITGWGLVAEQPLEEAMSDVTAIRNANILIMAGTVIIAFLIILALAGALFRPIALLTAAAGKAAHGDLTVQARVVSEDEIGTLASAFNTMVDRIRIREEALQESHRRLEDIINFLPDPTFVIDLEGKIIAWNRATEEMTGIRARDILFKGNFEHGLAFYGERHPILIDQVLDEDKKTTKKYQDFQKIGNKFIGAGYFPTAYGGKGADIVATASPLYTTKGDIAGAIETIRDITDKKRAEESLRESERKFRAIFDQTFQFTGLMTLDGTLLEANRSALKLAGIQESDILGRPFWETPWWTHSTELQEKLRAAIQVAAKGAFVRFNATHPAADGSLHEIDFSIKPVLDEAGRIVFLIPEGRDITDQKRAQDALDHATRKLTLLNSITFTDIKNAVFSLSGYQELEKTLPLDEKQQQYLEKQIRIVRKITESLKFADNYQNLGIRPPAWQNVQQSFLIAISHLDISHLFRNFSVEGLEIYADPLLENVFLTLAENVVMHGKTATEIAFRYHESPEGLTLFFEDNGAGIAPGMKERIFCREYEEKKGMGLFLAREILSITGITIRETGGPGKGARFEIVVPKGGYRFIGSR; this is encoded by the coding sequence ATGAAGATGGAGAAGCAGGGAATTTTTAGATCCTTTTCGCGCATCAGCCTTCATACGAAACTGATCATCGCGTTTCTCGCCATCGCAATAATCCCTCTTCTCTTTGCAAGTGTGATCACTACCAAGATCGTTGAAGATTCTGTCTCGCGATCCGTTTTTGAAAAGAACCAGAATCTTGCCGATACCACCGCGCAGCAACTCAACGCAGATTTTGACGGGAAGATCCGGACACTCACGATCGCATCGGAAGATCCGGATATCCGGTCAATGGATCCCACGAGGCAGACGCAGGTACTCAGGGATATCCTGGCCCAGTACCCGGATATGGGGATGGCTGCTATCTCCGATGCAAACGGCACCCAGACCGCACGTTCGGATGGCATGCCGAACTCTTCCATTACCTATACTGACCGTGAATACTTCCAGAGGTTGAAAAAAACAGGTAATACAACGGTTTCTGATGTGCTGAAGGCCAAGAGTTCGGACAGGATAGTCATCGTGATCGCCGAACCCATCAGGAACGATGACCAGACGATTCGCGGCGCACTGCTCGTGAATGTAGAATTAAACAAGCTGGTTGCCCACATCGCAGAGACCCGGATCGGCAGGACCGGGTATGCCTATGTGGTGAACAAGGACGGGAAAGTCATTATTCATCCCGATTCCGGCGTTGTTGCAAATGCCACGGATCTGTCGTATCTCGCCCCGGTAAAAGCAGCAATCAGCGGGAATTCGGGCTGGGCAGAGTATGAGTCCGGCGGGCAGACGAAACTGGCCGGCTACAGTTACGTGCCGATCACGGGCTGGGGCCTTGTCGCCGAGCAGCCGCTCGAAGAGGCGATGAGCGACGTTACTGCAATCCGGAATGCCAATATTCTCATCATGGCCGGAACCGTGATTATTGCGTTTCTCATCATCCTTGCACTTGCCGGGGCGCTCTTCCGGCCAATCGCCCTTCTGACCGCGGCAGCGGGAAAGGCCGCTCACGGGGACCTTACCGTGCAGGCCCGCGTTGTATCAGAGGATGAGATCGGAACCCTTGCATCTGCCTTCAATACCATGGTGGACCGGATAAGGATACGGGAAGAGGCATTACAGGAATCCCACCGCAGGCTGGAAGATATCATCAATTTCCTTCCGGATCCAACGTTCGTTATCGATCTCGAAGGAAAAATCATCGCGTGGAACAGGGCCACCGAAGAAATGACAGGGATACGCGCCCGGGATATCCTGTTCAAGGGTAATTTCGAGCACGGTCTCGCCTTTTACGGGGAGAGACATCCGATTCTTATCGACCAGGTTCTTGATGAGGACAAAAAAACCACAAAAAAATACCAGGATTTCCAGAAGATCGGGAACAAATTTATTGGTGCCGGGTATTTCCCAACCGCTTATGGCGGAAAAGGCGCCGATATTGTCGCCACTGCCTCACCGCTCTATACCACAAAAGGCGATATCGCCGGGGCAATAGAAACAATCCGGGACATCACCGATAAAAAGAGGGCGGAAGAATCGTTGCGGGAAAGCGAGCGCAAATTCCGGGCAATCTTTGACCAGACGTTCCAGTTCACCGGTCTCATGACCCTGGATGGCACGCTCCTTGAAGCGAACCGCAGTGCGCTGAAACTCGCCGGGATACAGGAATCGGATATCCTGGGCAGGCCATTCTGGGAAACCCCGTGGTGGACGCATTCAACAGAACTGCAGGAAAAGCTGCGTGCGGCAATACAGGTTGCAGCAAAAGGAGCATTCGTGCGGTTCAATGCAACCCATCCGGCTGCCGACGGGAGTCTCCATGAAATCGACTTCTCGATAAAACCGGTACTGGATGAAGCGGGTCGCATTGTGTTCCTTATTCCGGAAGGGAGGGACATAACCGATCAGAAGAGGGCACAGGATGCGCTGGATCATGCAACAAGGAAGCTCACTCTCCTGAATTCCATCACCTTTACCGATATCAAGAATGCTGTATTTTCCCTGTCCGGATACCAGGAACTTGAAAAAACACTCCCGCTCGATGAAAAACAACAGCAGTACCTGGAAAAACAGATCCGGATCGTCCGGAAAATTACGGAATCGCTGAAATTTGCAGATAATTACCAGAACCTGGGAATAAGGCCCCCTGCATGGCAGAATGTCCAGCAATCCTTCCTCATTGCGATCTCGCACCTGGATATTTCGCACTTATTCCGGAATTTCTCGGTCGAGGGGCTGGAGATCTATGCCGATCCGCTCCTGGAGAATGTCTTTTTAACGCTTGCGGAAAATGTCGTGATGCACGGGAAAACGGCAACTGAGATCGCTTTCCGGTATCATGAATCACCGGAAGGACTCACGCTTTTCTTTGAAGATAACGGCGCGGGGATCGCTCCCGGCATGAAAGAGAGGATTTTTTGCCGGGAATACGAGGAGAAGAAAGGTATGGGCCTCTTCCTTGCACGGGAGATTCTTTCCATCACCGGCATTACCATCCGGGAAACCGGCGGGCCCGGGAAGGGTGCACGGTTCGAGATCGTTGTACCGAAAGGAGGGTATCGGTTTATCGGGAGCAGGTAA
- a CDS encoding NAD(P)H-dependent oxidoreductase translates to MEFSKIVMSRYATKKFDGRKIPDSKIDEILEIVRFAPSAINLQPWKIKVVTDQETKELLRPAAFNQEQITSCSHLLVFCADPDYDSLIARLAALLKKSGAPEEMQKMIIGMAARFANSMSPEQKLAWSQAQTYLALGNALNGAKSLGFDSCPMGGFDPGEFSRILKIPQPLVPVMLCPLGYAADKPMPKVRFPKEDIVF, encoded by the coding sequence ATGGAGTTTTCAAAGATTGTGATGTCGCGGTACGCGACAAAGAAGTTTGACGGCAGAAAGATCCCGGACTCAAAGATCGATGAGATCCTCGAGATTGTGAGGTTTGCCCCGTCTGCGATAAACCTCCAGCCATGGAAGATCAAGGTAGTTACGGACCAGGAGACAAAGGAACTGCTCCGGCCGGCGGCCTTTAACCAGGAACAGATCACCAGCTGTTCGCACCTGCTTGTATTCTGTGCAGACCCCGATTACGACAGCCTCATAGCCCGGCTTGCAGCCCTCCTGAAAAAGAGCGGTGCACCCGAAGAGATGCAGAAGATGATTATCGGCATGGCAGCCCGGTTCGCAAACAGCATGTCACCGGAACAGAAACTGGCATGGTCTCAGGCCCAGACATACCTTGCACTGGGAAATGCCCTGAACGGTGCAAAATCGCTGGGTTTTGATTCCTGCCCGATGGGAGGGTTCGATCCGGGGGAGTTTTCCCGGATCCTGAAGATCCCGCAGCCCCTGGTACCGGTGATGCTCTGCCCGCTGGGGTACGCGGCTGACAAGCCGATGCCAAAAGTGAGGTTTCCAAAAGAGGATATTGTGTTCTGA
- a CDS encoding DUF2164 domain-containing protein, translated as MRNEHSVNITKERRDEMISLLKQYFSKERDEEIGDLAAGLILDFILEKLAPEFYNQGVCDAHRYMQDAAEDLLSIQK; from the coding sequence ATGAGAAATGAACATTCTGTCAATATAACAAAAGAGCGAAGGGACGAGATGATCTCTCTCTTAAAGCAGTATTTTTCAAAAGAGAGAGACGAAGAGATCGGTGATCTGGCTGCGGGCCTGATCCTGGATTTCATCCTGGAAAAACTGGCACCGGAATTTTACAACCAGGGCGTTTGTGATGCTCACCGGTACATGCAGGACGCGGCTGAAGATCTTCTCTCAATCCAGAAATAA
- a CDS encoding 3'-5' exonuclease yields the protein MVLLFLDTETTGLPRSSPDVIEKWPRVVQLAWALYDNDGNCECLNSFIIYPTDFKIPPDSARIHGITTDRAKKEGISLFKVLPQFNADVEKAATVIAHNLAFDLPIINTEFLRCGLETNLGEKQRFCTMKTPEIISWCKLPVKSGRRYKWPTLTELHMQLFNSEFLGSHNAGADVEACARCYFELKKRGIIE from the coding sequence ATGGTGCTTCTCTTTCTCGATACAGAAACCACCGGCCTGCCACGGTCCTCCCCGGACGTTATCGAAAAGTGGCCGAGAGTGGTCCAGCTGGCCTGGGCATTATATGATAATGACGGAAACTGCGAATGCCTGAACAGTTTTATCATTTACCCGACAGATTTCAAAATTCCCCCGGACTCTGCGAGAATTCACGGGATCACGACCGACCGGGCAAAAAAAGAAGGGATCTCGCTGTTTAAGGTGCTCCCGCAGTTTAACGCGGATGTGGAGAAGGCTGCAACAGTCATTGCCCACAATCTCGCTTTTGATCTGCCAATAATAAATACTGAATTTCTGCGGTGCGGGCTTGAAACGAACCTCGGGGAAAAACAACGTTTCTGCACAATGAAAACCCCCGAAATTATCTCCTGGTGCAAACTTCCGGTAAAGTCCGGCAGGAGATACAAATGGCCGACGCTGACCGAACTGCACATGCAGTTATTCAACTCGGAATTTTTGGGCAGCCACAATGCAGGTGCCGACGTGGAAGCCTGTGCACGATGTTATTTCGAGTTAAAAAAGAGGGGGATTATTGAATAG
- a CDS encoding BMP family ABC transporter substrate-binding protein produces the protein MNRNYLIIGAVAVTLAVIAIVVAVYVIPHEQTRPVVYIIYHSDKGDLSYTDSAYRGLFAAQEDMRFTKKEYISDDSVDISRLLTGTGAKKPGFVITLGYTQAGFTQQLAREHPDIRFLAIDQTGIGSDNVRAYEITSYGESYLAGVLAASATKTGKAGIVLGTQSAQLEAFRQGYIEGVHAISPSMTVDQAYVRDNSTTGFYDPDRAAEITAGMYNNGADVVYAVAGYSNTGVVREAKKAPGRYIIGVDSDQTYLGPGVVLASAVKRLDRIVYTGIAEYLNGSFTGGNQVAGLKEGVTGLSFNPKFENYNSTVRAWEEKAQEAETKYIQSRALPVQK, from the coding sequence ATGAACCGGAACTATCTTATCATCGGCGCTGTTGCAGTAACCCTCGCCGTCATTGCAATTGTTGTCGCAGTGTACGTGATCCCGCACGAGCAGACAAGGCCGGTTGTTTATATCATCTATCATTCGGATAAGGGAGACCTGTCCTATACCGACAGTGCCTACCGGGGCCTTTTTGCTGCACAGGAGGATATGCGGTTTACCAAGAAGGAGTACATCTCTGACGATTCTGTGGATATTTCCCGGCTGCTCACCGGGACTGGTGCCAAAAAGCCCGGGTTTGTCATCACGCTCGGGTACACCCAAGCCGGTTTCACGCAGCAGCTTGCACGGGAACATCCTGATATCAGGTTCCTTGCCATCGACCAGACCGGTATCGGTTCCGACAATGTCCGGGCATACGAGATCACGTCCTATGGTGAAAGTTATCTTGCAGGCGTCCTCGCCGCATCAGCCACGAAGACCGGGAAGGCAGGGATCGTTCTTGGCACACAATCAGCGCAGCTCGAAGCATTCCGCCAGGGATATATCGAGGGTGTCCATGCGATCAGCCCATCTATGACCGTTGATCAGGCCTATGTGCGGGATAATTCGACGACCGGGTTCTATGACCCGGACCGTGCAGCAGAAATTACTGCCGGGATGTACAACAACGGTGCGGATGTGGTCTACGCGGTTGCCGGCTACTCCAATACCGGGGTGGTCCGCGAGGCAAAAAAAGCACCGGGGCGGTATATCATTGGTGTAGATTCCGACCAGACCTACCTTGGCCCGGGCGTAGTCCTTGCTTCGGCGGTGAAACGCCTTGACCGGATCGTGTATACCGGTATTGCGGAATACCTGAACGGTTCATTCACCGGGGGCAACCAGGTTGCAGGTCTCAAAGAAGGGGTAACCGGCCTTTCGTTCAACCCGAAGTTTGAGAACTATAACAGCACGGTCCGGGCCTGGGAAGAAAAGGCGCAGGAAGCGGAAACGAAGTATATCCAGTCCCGTGCCCTGCCCGTCCAGAAATAA
- a CDS encoding C13 family peptidase: MLHRTGRLSRGNTRFLIQATVISINRKTLGLIALIVVILAAGAWAGYTIIHANTPVRIGVLLPVTGDIEIKEPLEWAKDNINREGGIGGRQIELVYKDTGSGNVTLLARELLDDPTVHIVIGPPTSDQVYALAPEFIAGEKLLISPETTSGDIIRAFGRKGYFWRTCGGDVAQVNMILSILKGKGAKKVALLVENTTWGETFYAWTGFFSTEYGLELTSIRQFDPGSSSLDRDVADALKTNPDYIIAICRPPDATTIKRAIDRSGSPAKLFLADASVSPVLTNSPGAGAEGLEGTSPTADPSTGFVVAYQEKFGHPPTDYAAPAYDALLLAAYTTARQDASPLESPADSVRKVVYGNGTPQGWDAQESHEALSAIRAGETPAISGASGPLDYDTEFGVDPLRTYYSHWIVEDGDFRTVEVLDSAKTGVESEAGESVTRFQASKSYMSSTSSGPDTCVSLVTKKDFRAVVVGPSSGWINYRHQADALTVYTLLRQNGIPDDHIILMTYDDVPTAPENPLRGDLHNIPKGKNIRSGAEVDYSGSQVTAATLKNVLTGTKTASTPIVLESNASTDVFVYIASHGAPGGIAFWSNDLFTRDDFNDVTNSMNRNQQYRQIVFVVDTCFGESVAMNATAPGILYLTGAAYNEPSLGAVYDMDIKQWLSDEFTSRVIGILQSNRDITFRELYAAAYDKVTGSHVRMITTGNVSIDQPVREYLKP; encoded by the coding sequence TTGTTACACAGAACCGGCCGGCTCTCTCGCGGGAATACCCGGTTCCTCATCCAGGCAACGGTGATATCTATCAACAGGAAAACGCTCGGGCTTATCGCTCTTATCGTCGTTATCCTCGCGGCCGGAGCCTGGGCCGGGTACACGATAATCCACGCGAACACCCCGGTCCGGATCGGCGTCCTCCTTCCCGTGACCGGCGATATCGAGATTAAGGAGCCTCTCGAATGGGCAAAGGACAATATTAACCGGGAAGGCGGCATTGGCGGGCGGCAGATCGAACTCGTGTACAAGGATACCGGTTCGGGCAATGTGACGCTGCTGGCCCGGGAACTGCTGGATGACCCCACCGTCCATATCGTCATCGGACCCCCGACAAGCGACCAGGTCTACGCGCTTGCACCGGAATTTATTGCCGGGGAAAAACTCCTCATCAGCCCGGAAACCACTTCCGGTGACATCATCCGGGCATTTGGCAGGAAAGGATATTTCTGGAGGACTTGCGGGGGGGATGTGGCACAGGTAAATATGATCCTCTCAATCCTGAAAGGAAAAGGAGCAAAAAAAGTTGCCCTGCTCGTGGAGAATACGACATGGGGGGAGACGTTCTATGCATGGACCGGATTCTTTTCAACGGAATACGGTCTCGAACTTACCTCAATCCGCCAGTTCGATCCGGGCAGCAGCAGTCTCGACCGTGATGTTGCAGACGCACTGAAAACCAATCCGGATTATATCATCGCAATCTGCAGGCCTCCTGATGCGACCACCATAAAGCGGGCGATCGACCGGTCGGGAAGCCCGGCAAAACTTTTCCTTGCCGATGCTTCGGTCTCCCCGGTCCTGACAAATTCGCCCGGTGCTGGCGCAGAAGGCCTTGAGGGGACCTCCCCTACCGCCGACCCCTCGACCGGCTTTGTCGTTGCTTACCAGGAAAAATTCGGGCATCCCCCCACAGACTATGCAGCGCCGGCCTATGATGCCCTCCTGCTGGCCGCCTACACCACTGCCCGGCAGGATGCGAGCCCCTTGGAATCTCCGGCCGACTCGGTCCGGAAAGTCGTCTATGGCAACGGCACCCCACAAGGCTGGGATGCGCAGGAGTCGCATGAGGCACTATCAGCGATCCGGGCCGGTGAGACCCCGGCCATCTCCGGCGCCAGCGGCCCTCTCGATTATGACACGGAGTTCGGGGTAGACCCGTTGCGGACGTATTACTCACACTGGATTGTTGAAGATGGTGATTTCCGGACGGTCGAGGTATTGGACTCAGCAAAAACCGGCGTTGAGAGTGAAGCTGGCGAATCGGTTACACGGTTCCAGGCTTCGAAGAGTTATATGTCCTCCACATCTTCCGGCCCGGATACCTGCGTATCCCTGGTCACAAAAAAAGATTTCCGGGCAGTCGTAGTCGGGCCATCGAGCGGATGGATAAATTACCGGCACCAGGCGGATGCACTGACCGTATACACCCTGCTGCGACAGAACGGGATTCCGGATGACCATATCATCCTCATGACGTATGACGATGTCCCGACCGCACCGGAAAATCCCCTCCGTGGAGACCTCCACAATATTCCCAAAGGGAAAAATATCCGTTCCGGTGCAGAAGTGGATTATTCCGGTTCACAGGTAACGGCGGCCACGCTGAAAAATGTCCTGACCGGCACAAAGACCGCGTCAACGCCGATCGTGCTCGAAAGCAATGCGAGTACCGATGTGTTCGTGTATATCGCAAGCCACGGCGCACCGGGAGGGATCGCGTTCTGGTCGAATGACCTGTTTACCCGGGATGATTTTAATGATGTTACCAATTCGATGAACCGTAACCAGCAGTACCGGCAGATCGTCTTTGTGGTTGACACCTGTTTTGGGGAAAGTGTCGCGATGAATGCCACGGCACCCGGCATCCTTTATCTCACGGGAGCGGCATACAACGAACCATCGCTTGGGGCGGTCTACGATATGGACATTAAGCAGTGGCTGTCGGATGAGTTCACATCACGGGTCATAGGCATTCTCCAGTCGAATCGCGATATCACGTTCCGGGAACTCTACGCGGCTGCATACGACAAAGTGACCGGATCGCACGTCCGCATGATAACTACGGGAAATGTCAGCATCGATCAGCCGGTCAGGGAGTACCTCAAACCATGA
- a CDS encoding thiamine pyrophosphate-binding protein — protein sequence MAGVPGIGDYLISRLVEMGVGHVFGVPGDYVLGFFEKLTHSPLKVINTNDEQGAGFAADAYARVKGLGVVCVTYGVGGFKIVNTTAQAYAEKSPVLVISGAPGIQERHLHTMLHHKVSTYDDQIRIFERVTVSSACLSDPARAFSEIDRVLSAIVTSKRPGYLELPRDMVGVVPPAAGLHIPAVTSVPPVDPGMAREALAESIALINRAARPVILAGVEVSRYDLAENVMALASRANIPVASTILGKSAIDERHPLFMGIYAGAVGDGAVRDYVESSDCLLLIGVFPTDLDLGAYTAHLETRKIIAISSEKTTIGYHAYEGTGFAILEGLAVAGLTRHDAGGIPHAEKHEPLDCLALNSDPVTARRVFRIINAFIDESMILVADVGDALFGCTEVEVMGPNRFISPAYYASLGFAVPAGIGIKAAFPALRPLIIIGDGSFQMTGMEVSTAVRYRMDPIIVVLNNHGYGTERPMLDGPFNDVATWNYAKIPEVIGTGRGFVVRTEKEFGRALAKAKEYDGPSILEVMLEPHDISVELQRLTANLGKGVK from the coding sequence TTGGCTGGCGTTCCAGGCATCGGGGATTATCTTATCTCCCGTCTCGTGGAGATGGGTGTTGGTCACGTATTCGGGGTTCCGGGCGATTACGTGCTGGGCTTTTTTGAGAAACTGACACACAGCCCGCTGAAAGTGATAAATACCAATGACGAGCAGGGTGCCGGCTTTGCCGCCGATGCTTATGCACGGGTCAAGGGACTCGGCGTTGTCTGCGTGACATATGGTGTCGGCGGGTTCAAGATTGTCAACACCACCGCACAGGCTTATGCCGAGAAATCCCCGGTTCTCGTCATCAGCGGGGCGCCGGGCATACAGGAGCGGCACCTGCATACCATGCTCCACCACAAGGTCAGCACCTATGATGACCAGATCCGGATCTTCGAGCGCGTGACCGTATCGTCAGCCTGCCTCTCGGATCCCGCGAGAGCCTTCTCTGAAATTGACCGGGTCCTGTCCGCCATCGTGACATCGAAGAGACCGGGATACCTGGAGCTGCCCCGCGATATGGTTGGCGTTGTGCCCCCGGCTGCCGGGCTGCACATTCCCGCCGTGACCTCAGTACCTCCCGTGGACCCGGGAATGGCCCGCGAAGCACTTGCCGAATCTATTGCGCTCATAAACAGGGCAGCACGCCCGGTCATCCTTGCCGGCGTTGAGGTCTCGCGGTACGATCTCGCGGAGAACGTGATGGCCCTTGCATCCCGCGCAAATATCCCGGTGGCTTCCACGATTCTCGGGAAATCCGCTATCGATGAGCGGCACCCGCTCTTCATGGGGATCTATGCAGGTGCTGTCGGGGACGGTGCTGTCCGCGATTATGTTGAATCAAGCGATTGTCTCCTTCTCATCGGCGTCTTCCCTACGGATCTCGATCTCGGGGCCTATACGGCGCACCTCGAAACACGGAAGATCATCGCCATCTCGAGCGAGAAGACCACTATCGGCTACCACGCGTATGAGGGAACTGGCTTTGCGATCCTCGAAGGGCTTGCCGTGGCCGGGCTGACCCGCCACGATGCCGGCGGGATTCCCCATGCAGAGAAGCACGAGCCCCTGGATTGTCTTGCCCTGAACAGCGACCCGGTAACCGCCCGGCGGGTATTCCGGATCATCAACGCGTTCATCGACGAGAGCATGATCCTTGTTGCCGATGTCGGGGACGCACTGTTCGGGTGTACCGAAGTCGAGGTTATGGGACCGAACCGGTTCATCTCCCCTGCCTATTATGCCTCCCTTGGGTTCGCAGTTCCGGCCGGCATCGGGATCAAGGCGGCCTTCCCGGCCCTGCGGCCGCTCATCATCATTGGCGACGGGTCCTTCCAGATGACGGGCATGGAGGTCTCGACTGCTGTACGGTACCGGATGGATCCCATTATTGTTGTGCTGAACAACCACGGGTATGGCACCGAACGCCCGATGCTGGACGGCCCGTTCAATGATGTGGCGACCTGGAACTATGCGAAGATACCTGAGGTAATCGGGACCGGCCGGGGTTTTGTTGTCCGCACCGAGAAGGAGTTCGGCCGGGCGCTTGCAAAAGCAAAAGAGTATGACGGCCCGTCCATTCTTGAAGTCATGCTGGAACCTCACGATATTTCCGTGGAACTCCAGCGACTCACGGCGAACCTGGGAAAAGGGGTGAAGTGA